The Cydia amplana chromosome 9, ilCydAmpl1.1, whole genome shotgun sequence genome includes a region encoding these proteins:
- the LOC134650662 gene encoding uncharacterized protein LOC134650662 produces MAYIVDMRSDTVTKPTKAMKHAMVNSALGDDVFGEDPTVNALESKIAALMGKPAALFVPSGTMSNLIAIMVHCNKRGSEVIVGDKAHIYKYEQGGAAHVGGCLLSTMENNSDGTFDLGKMETRIRGTDLHEPITSLVCIENTHNVCGGKVLPMKWLDELSAICKKHSLPIHVDGARIFNAAAYLNVPVKEVVKHCDSVSVCFSKGLSCPVGSALVGSVHFIEQARRVRKMLGGGMRQAGVLAACALVALDEIVPQLEVDHKRANRMAKVIEGMFLKCFTVDIQNQHTNIVLVRLTPKCPVGAGRVVQRLAQVSLQETQGDCKTANDEGVILKSIIFDDQTIRFTLHNGITDEDLWLAIMKITYVFKEIEAEAGKATQI; encoded by the exons AGGACCCAACGGTGAATGCCTTGGAAAGTAAGATTGCGGCTTTGATGGGGAAGCCTGCAGCGTTGTTTGTGCCTTCTGGTACCATGTCCAATTTGATTGCGA TCATGGTGCACTGCAATAAGCGAGGCTCGGAAGTCATTGTTGGAGACAAGGCACACATATACAAATATGAACAAG GCGGTGCAGCACACGTCGGCGGCTGCCTGTTGTCCACGATGGAGAACAATTCCGACGGCACCTTCGACCTGGGGAAGATGGAGACACGCATCCGAGGCACCGACTTACACGAGCCAATCACGTCGCTCGTCTGCATTGAGAACACGCATAACGTTTGTGGCGGGAAG GTATTGCCCATGAAATGGCTTGATGAGCTGTCTGCCATCTGCAAGAAACATTCATTACCTATACATGTGGATGGAGCGCGCATATTCAACGCGGCAG CATACCTGAACGTTCCCGTAAAAGAAGTAGTCAAGCACTGCGACAGCGTATCCGTGTGTTTCAGCAAAGGCCTGAGTTGTCCGGTCGGCTCGGCGCTAGTGGGCTCCGTACATTTCATTGAACA agcGCGACGTGTCCGTAAAATGTTAGGGGGCGGCATGCGGCAAGCCGGAGTGTTGGCGGCGTGTGCGCTTGTGGCGCTCGATGAAATTGTTCCGCAGCTGGAGGTGGACCACAAACGCGCAAATAGGATGGCTAAAG TAATCGAAGGCATGTTCCTCAAATGCTTCACCGTGGACATCCAGAACCAGCACACCAACATAGTTCTGGTGAGACTCACTCCGAAATGTCCCGTCGGAGCGGGAAGGGTGGTACAGAGGTTAGCGCAAGTGTCACTGCAGGAGACTCAG GGCGACTGCAAAACGGCAAACGACGAAGGCGTGATATTGAAAAGCATAATATTCGACGACCAAACCATACGCTTTACACTCCACAACGGCATTACGGACGAGGACCTGTGGCTGGCCATCATGAAGATCACCTACGTGTTCAAGGAAATTGAGGCGGAGGCGGGGAAGGCTACGCAAATTTAG
- the LOC134650946 gene encoding beta-1,3-galactosyltransferase brn-like, which yields MKRRRNLYVFTVCVLVFLYYFCGVSDYVFSRDFDSEFDYPLNTDIRPIVADILAGNKPSVTPINIYPYRFLSNSAKCNAVEKLDLFILVKSSMSHFQYRKAIRQTYGQENYLPGRIVKILFFLGINDMKSQTQRMIEKEMEEHKDIIQIDFLDNYFNNTIKTMMSFRWAYEHCSTADYYLFTDDDMYISVSNLLNYVSEQPPTGMSTTFYETERDRLLFAGYVFKSAPHRYITSKWRVSIDEYPWDRWPPYVTAGAYVLSNKAFKIMYIGSLYVKHFRFDDIYLGIVAKKVGIEPTHCPSFYFYKKKYSKDDYSEVIASHGYGDHSELVRVWNEQNRII from the coding sequence ATGAAAAGGAGAAGAAATCTCTACGTGTTCACTGTGTGTGTGCTCGTGTTTCTATACTACTTCTGTGGTGTTAGTGACTATGTGTTCTCAAGAGATTTTGACAGTGAATTTGACTATCCACTCAACACGGATATTCGGCCAATTGTTGCCGATATATTAGCTGGTAATAAACCTAGTGTAACCCCCATAAATATATACCCGTATCGGTTTCTCAGTAACTCTGCCAAATGTAACGCCGTGGAGAAACTTGACTTGTTTATATTAGTCAAATCTTCTATGAGTCATTTTCAATACAGGAAAGCTATAAGACAGACTTATGGCCAAGAGAATTATCTACCAGGACGTATCGTCAAAATCCTCTTCTTTCTAGGAATAAACGACATGAAATCTCAGACGCAAAGGATGATAGAAAAAGAAATGGAGGAACATAAGGATATTATACAGATAGATTTTCTTGATAATTACTTTAATAATACTATTAAGACTATGATGTCTTTTCGCTGGGCGTACGAACATTGCTCTACGGCAGATTATTATCTATTCACAGATGACGATATGTATATATCAGTTAGCAATCTTTTGAACTATGTATCAGAGCAACCTCCAACAGGAATGAGCACGACTTTTTATGAAACCGAAAGAGACAGACTACTTTTCGCCGGTTACGTATTTAAATCAGCACCGCATAGATATATTACTAGTAAATGGAGAGTGTCCATAGATGAATATCCGTGGGATCGTTGGCCGCCTTATGTAACAGCGGGCGCTTACGTCCTGTCTAATAAggcgtttaaaataatgtatatagGGAGTTTATATGTGAAACATTTCAGATTTGATGATATATATTTGGGTATAGTCGCGAAAAAGGTTGGGATAGAGCCGACGCATTGtccaagtttttatttttacaagaaGAAATATAGTAAAGACGATTATAGTGAAGTGATAGCCTCGCATGGGTACGGTGACCACAGTGAGTTGGTGAGGGTGTGGAACGAGCAGAATAGGATTATTTGA
- the LOC134650661 gene encoding protein C10, producing the protein MASPQNVSVDQIRQILSEIIDALDSPDYSCKLDEAKEAAGNEMLKMMQIVFPMVVQIEMETIKRHGFSGTREGIVQFTQLIRETESLDAEVSRLHNQIRSHYLPPVSISSTVDTSL; encoded by the exons ATGGCATCGCCGCAGAACGTGTCTGTTGACCAGATCCGGCAGATTCTGTCCGAGATAATTGACGCGCTGGACTCCCCTGATTACTCGTGTAAACTGGACGAAGCTAAGGAAGCCGCGGGCAATGAGATGCTGAAAATGATGCAGATTGTGTTCCCCATGGTCGTCCAGATCGAGATGGAGACTATCAAGCGACATGGCTTCAGTGGTACCCGGGAAG GTATAGTGCAGTTCACTCAACTAATCCGTGAGACGGAGAGTCTTGACGCTGAAGTGTCCCGCCTCCACAACCAGATCCGCAGCCACTACCTGCCACCGGTCTCCATCAGTTCCACTGTGGACACGtctttgtaa